ACGGATACTGCTCGTATGCAGCAGCGGCGGcggcagcagtggcagcagccgCAGAGTACTGGGCATACGCCGCTCCAGTATAGTCAAGGTATGGAGAagtggcagcagcagctgttGCTGTAGCAGCAGAAGGCTGTACATGAGGGATCATCATGCTGGGTTGGACAAAGGCCTGAGGGTAGACGTAGTGGGCAGGGAGTCTGTAGGACACAAAGACGCACAGGGTCAGAACAGAGCCACAGGAAGTCATCTTTTCAACGCAGAAACTAAATTCTGGAAAACTGAAAAGCAGGCCCCTCAAAAACTGTCAATCCAGTTCTCAGAACACAGCAAATCCATTCATTAACAACTGAAAACCCTACCTAGAAATGAAAAGTTAAGGAAGCAGCAAaaccacaaagaaacacaagcgCAGCTTTTAATTTCAAAAAGCATCTGATCTGAAACACAGTAAGGCATTTAAAGAAGACACAGCCCAGCTCTGCACCCAATGTTTCACTGAAAACAGTATTTGACAAAATGCGAGCTTATCGCACAACACCACAACATATCAGGAAGAGAAGTGGACATTATTCTGTCCACATACGGTCACACCAACACCACACATACAGGCATGCCCACACATGTTAATAGGTtcttaaacacaaacaaatagggCATAAAAAGAGGCTTTTGGTTTctttaaaatgcaataaatTGCAATTAAGCTACCGAGTTAACCAACATTAAGTGGGTGCTTTCTTGCATTAGGTTCTGCAGAGGCCctgttgtgtttatttgcttaaaaaaataaatgtattttactattttaaaaGGGGGAAATTGTTGAAGAGTAGATTAGGTAGGAGCTCTCCATTGGAAGAGCAACATTCTGTATATAGACCAGGGTATAAATGGATAAATACAAGCCTGGGTATCTGGGTAAATTTGGCCCCACTTTAAACTTGTGTTAAAGTCACCCTCAGTAAATATATTGCGGAGCAGGTGTGAAACTGTTATATCTGGCCATAGAAAAGTGTCCCCTCCCCCTCTTACAGACGGACAccccacacaaacatacacagaccaGCTTGACTGACAAGGGAGGCTGGAAGCATGCTATTTTTGCTCCCCTTGTCATCTCCAAAGGACAAGCTGATCTTCTCCTTCAGTAACACATGGCAGGGCACTCGTCAACTGTAATGGTCGTAAATGCCACTCGACTGTCTCAGTGACTTTCCATAATTTACTTCTTTATTATCAGACTAAAAGGTGTCCTGGCTGGTCAAAGTTACAAAGTGGAATGCTAGATCCACTGCTGTAAACAAGAGCTAACTGTTTTGTACTAGAATATGTTACAATTCTTGTGTCAAACATGACAAATCAAACTACGTGTATAATTTCCAACTTGCCAAGATAGGAACCAACATACCCTTTATTTGTGATATGACCTTGTTTTAATATCAACAGTTCACACGCTAAAAGGGCACAGCTGACTTAAACCATCTCAGTTGAAAGAGATGGGAGGAACATTTTGTGGTCCTGCACGTCGAGAGCTAAATAAAGGTGCTTTGTAAATCACCAGGACACATGGGTAATCCCCAGCACATAACCAAAAGACTTCATGGGCACATGGCTCGGCCCACCTGTTGTCCACAGCTGAGCGGCCCTGTCTGTGCCATACATTATTAACAGCGCTGCTCAGTGACTCCCATTTTCCATCTGAATTTGAGAGGCCTTGGAGATCACTGTAGCAAACAGCTGCTGTGTAAGAGACCGACTAAGATCTCTGTCTCCAACCTATAGTGCAGTGAACatctgaaaatatatatatatatatatatatatatatatatatatacacacatatacacacgtcTGGCTTTTTTGGTTTATTACAAAGCTAAATAATGAATCCATAATCACATATATAGTTAGTTAACATCTAAAAATAGTTTTATACATTAGCTTTCCTGATAGAGTACCAACATGGGGGCAGTTGGACATATTCTTCTGTGCTATCTTGTGGTGATAACACGTTGTTTGTTTTCATTCCCCCTGCACATTTTAATTTGATTGTTAAATGACAGCCGCTGGAGTGATgaggaaaagtaaaaaaataatacaaatgcTCAGCATCATGTACCTGCAGATGTAAGCTACAAGTGAAAGCAAtgggttaataaaaaaaaaaacacagcatcaTGGGTAAGGAAACAGAACTCCCACATGCAAgccagtgtttgttttgttgtggggGATCGattttcaaatgaacacactgTGTGAGTGATCATCAGCCCCCTTTTGACAACAAAACACCATCAACTTAATGTTAACATGAaactgggggggaaaaaaagaaaccacAGGCTAAAGCAcaaatcaattattaaaaagggaaaagaatCAACACCCCGTTGCAGAGTTATAACTCCCTATCCAAACTCACAAAGTCTGCAAACAACAACCACCTCCTTCACACCTCCCCACCCTCCACCGCAGTAGAAATAAGCACACAGTTAAGCTGAACACCACATCATACTGAAAACAAGGCACACACCAATCTATGTACTATGGAAAACTGGGAAAAAAAGACTTCCATGCATCTAGTCACCATTTCAGTTCGTTTGAGTATGTCAGAGTATACAGGTAACACTTTAGCGCTCTGCCCAATGCAGACTCAGCTATTCCTCAAATCATCATGTCCCTTCATCAGCTATTTTAACCGTTACCGACCCTGTCAGATCAGAGAGAGACAACATGAAGTCAAGTCCTGCAGTGGCTGGGGACAAATGATCACTTCCTTCACAGTCAACACCAAGCAGAAGAGCACACATCCACGCTCACATGTCCCCATTCAGGATTTAATAAGTGGAGGCAGTGATAAATGACACTttcacaacaataaaaacacattatagAAGACCATAAAAGACAGATAAATGTCATTTTAAACAGACAGATTTTATGAAAGAAATGTCATTTCTGCAGCGTAACATACCCATAAGGCCTTTGGATGAATGCTGGATGGATCTGAGGCATACCGAATGCAAATCCtagaatgaaaacacacactttaGTTTGAAGTACTGACGCTTTTTTAAATGCAATGGAGATGATTTTGAATAAAGTGTAAACTTTCATTATCCAAACATCAAGACTACTTCACAGTGCCTGTATGTGAGTGTAAAGATATTTGGGCTGCTGCCCTTGTATGCCACCTTGATTATCTTGAAGTTGGGAAATAAAGCTGTAGTCCAGTCCCTCACCTGGCTGTATGACCCTGGGCTTGGCCCCCAGGTATGCCAGGTTCACATTGGCTTTCCTGCCGTCTATTATGGGGTTGGGGTCCTTGCAGGCTCTGTCAGCAGAGGCCCGGTCTGCCATGGTCACCTGAAGGAAACAGCACATTTTCCATTGACCTCATGGAGATTTCTTCCTAGGCCTACAGTTTGGTCACATTGATTAGGTGGGACGCACAAATTATGGatagtttgtttttaaggtcaaTCTCAGTGTGGTCAGGTTATATTTGACTAAAGGTGACTAAGGGTTCTGCTACATGAGCTATTTCTAAGCTGGCTGACTGTCACACAGAACAGGaaacatgtaggctacagtcTACAGGTGCCGATACTGGATCAAATGACCGCCGATTCTGCACGTGTACAAGCAACTTTAAAAATGACAACTAGTAGTCAACAAGTTGTTACTTACAAATCCATAACCTCTGGATTTCCCCGTCTGCCGATCGGTGATGACAACAGCCTCCTCGATGTCTCCAAACACTTCGAAATATTTCCTGAGACTTGAGTCCGTTGTGTGATAAGGGAGACCTCCCACAAAGATCTTGGTGAACGTGGTGTCTTTCTGTGCCGAGTGCATCATTTGGAGATATGTGTTTAAAGCGCTTTCCTGGAAGTAGTTAAGTTCAGATAAAGTAGAACAGCGTTGAGATGAGTTGAGTTAAAGGGAGAGAGTGTGCGGCGCGGACAGGCAGCCCCCCGGTGATGTGACTGTGGCTCTGAAGGAGAAGGAAGACACCTGTTAGTTTGGTGCGGGAGGTTTCCCAGTTGTCAGTGTGTGACACAGAAACTTAACTCCACCCAGATCCAGACCACCACCCCGGTGCTCAGTCTGCCTACTGGTCTGCCTCATAAAGTTGGTCCCAATCAtcacagagaaagagatatTGGCCAAGGCAAGTTTGAGAAGACGTAAGCTTTAAAACTAGATGGATTGCAATGTTATTTTGTCAGATATACTCCCCTGACCCCCTTGACATTTTTGACCAGGTGCCAAAAATGGAGTTTTTAACCTTTACAATTTCAATGTATAtgatcatttacattttattcccCAACACAAATGTCTAAATACTTTTTCAAAGCCCCCCACACTACCAAGAATACGATTCTGGTGGGAAATACTAAATCCCTATGTATGTCTTTGGGCTAAAAGttgtcaaatattaaattaactgaGTGTAAACATACTAAAAATCAGCCTTTTATAAAAATACtcattgtttgtttgattttaacTCTACAATGTAACTATCCGAGGCTAAAACCCACAAATGCCCAGAATAAATATCAAGGACAGAACCTCAGTGTCCTCAATGGTAGCCAGCATAACAAGTCTC
The DNA window shown above is from Perca fluviatilis chromosome 7, GENO_Pfluv_1.0, whole genome shotgun sequence and carries:
- the rbm24b gene encoding RNA-binding protein 24b isoform X2; amino-acid sequence: MMHSAQKDTTFTKIFVGGLPYHTTDSSLRKYFEVFGDIEEAVVITDRQTGKSRGYGFVTMADRASADRACKDPNPIIDGRKANVNLAYLGAKPRVIQPGFAFGMPQIHPAFIQRPYGLPAHYVYPQAFVQPSMMIPHVQPSAATATAAAATSPYLDYTGAAYAQYSAAAATAAAAAAAYEQYPYAASPAPTSYMTTAGYGYAVQQPLATAATPGAAAAAAAFSQYQPQQLQTDRMQ
- the rbm24b gene encoding RNA-binding protein 24b isoform X1 produces the protein MMHSAQKDTTFTKIFVGGLPYHTTDSSLRKYFEVFGDIEEAVVITDRQTGKSRGYGFVTMADRASADRACKDPNPIIDGRKANVNLAYLGAKPRVIQPGEGLDYSFISQLQDNQGFAFGMPQIHPAFIQRPYGLPAHYVYPQAFVQPSMMIPHVQPSAATATAAAATSPYLDYTGAAYAQYSAAAATAAAAAAAYEQYPYAASPAPTSYMTTAGYGYAVQQPLATAATPGAAAAAAAFSQYQPQQLQTDRMQ